The genomic region AAATTCACAAATCTACTTTAAAATCTAAAATTCTTTCATCAGAACAACCAGTAAAACAGTAACTATGTTTTGCCTTTTTCCCTTCATCATTTGCATCATCAGTTTATATTTCAAAAAAAGTATAACGCATCTTTCAAGTTGActttttgcttctttttttttttatagaaacGACAACTTCGTATATAGATAAGTATGAAATTGTATCtcgaaaaatcattaaaagtagGAAGTAGAAACATATCTCCAACACACTTAAAAAACTACTGGACTACTTATACCCCAACTCTGCACACCACCCTCAGGACAACCCAGCATCCAAAATATATGTTTGAATTTAGCGCAACcccaaattataaaataaaatataaattatatttatgctaaataataaataagtatttttttatattaaaaatagaataaataataACAAAGAAAGGATTGACAGGGTATAAAAATAAAGTACCCATGGCATTGGAGCTTTGAACTCCGCTGTCAACATTTTGGAGTTCAGTAAAATTGAAATATCAATCTGAAGCTGAATTTTAGTGGAGTAACGTTTTACTCTTGGAATTTCAGTGCCACTGGGGCATAAATTTTATAGTCCACTTTTAAATATGATATAACGGGTTGGTTTTTGATGGAATTAATGAGTTAATTGTGTTTTTAAAATTTCAgatcaatttaaatatttttggatTCTAGCCACTTTCATTCTAACTATTAAGCAACTTTTTGACTTTTGTCACTTCACGTTTAGGTATTCATGAATCACCTTTTAAGTCATTTCGAGTTTTAGAATTgaattattgatttttttatgGTGAATCATATTGGGTCTAGCATGGGTTCAAATTGagttttcaaatttaaattaaaatgattGTGAAGGGAGTAGAAGATTGTGGTTACGTTGATATCTGAAAATGAAGAGATTCCGATCAACACACAAACCAACTGTGATGAAGCAGGAAGCTGAAGAAAGCTATGTGAGACCACTCAATATAATTGCAGAGATCAATGCCTCGTTCAGCGTGATTGTTGAAGCCGGTTCATGTTAGGATTTCATGCCTACTTTTTATTGTCTACAAAATTTGAACCTTTGTTTTCTCTTTAAGAATGCAATCTCCCTTACCATAGCTTTTTACCATACCATGAGGTAAGCTATTTCTAGTTTCCAGATTATGAAAATCATGTTCTAGAGAAATAGTCACTGAAACGTAGAGTAGCTTTCAGTTCATCATAGGCTAAAACTTTTCTCACCTATTAATCATTGTTTTAACCATAGGCACACACAACATGATGGGGTAGTTTGGGTTTTTAACAAACTCCATCCCAAAAAGGAAACGATAATGCCAGAAACACCATAAATCACACACTAAATAAGACTGGGCACAAAAACTGACCAATATTTGCAGGAATGATTATCACAGCAGACTTAGAAGGATTGGTGAATATGCTGCATGGAGGTGTCATCCGCATTAGATGGCTCATGCTCCATGTATTGCCCCCTGCTTTGGTGAGACAACTGAAGTCCCCCGGTCAATTGACTGTTAATAGGCTCTGGGATTTGAGGCAGCATATCCTGGGAGCGACTACAGGAGTGGTTGCCCTTGAAACCCCAAGAGGCATTTGAGTAAGGATTCGTAACTGCACCATGAGGCATTGCTGGTTGAGACATTGAACAAAGCTCGGAGTTGATCATGTCATTTAACCCAAGAGTCAATCCCTGATTTCTAGAGCCCCGTGGTTGATTTGACAGAAGAGAGAGAGCACAGTTTGAGTCAACAACTCCCGTGAAGCATTCTCCCGGAGGAATCCGGCCACTAGGAACACCAGTTCCCCCTGGTAATTCCTGCCTGTAAAGGTTAGGTGGAGGATTCTCTGAGTTGTTTTGACATGGATGTGGAAGCAACCATCCTGTTCCAGTGTATTGATTTCCCGGTACATGTTCCGATGATCTTGATGTTAGCCACACATCCCTTCTGGAAAGCCTTGGATAGGCTGTGAAATCCATGATAAAGCTTCCACCTCTGCTGCTTTCTGCATTATAAGCATCAAATGGGGACACCATAATTATCACACACAAAGCAGGAGCTGCAAGTCATTCCCTTGCAATTTACCATACAAAGAAGAGTTTCAAAAACAATATGTGACAACAATCTAACCGATAATAGACGAAGAAAGCCGGATATAACGAGAGGATAATAATGATCCCGGTGGTGGTTTCCTCCGTCGCTCATTGTGACCTGCTAACCGTCTACGGCAACTCCGTTTCCTTTGGTCAAATTCAGGAAGCTGATGAAATCTGGATAGATGCTACCACAAAGGAAAATCAAACCCAACAAGAACGAGAAACAGTCGAGCATGTAACCAAGGATAATTCCTCTTTTTGCTAACAAGTATGTAAGGAACACCTTTTTCCAGCATAATGAAGCAGACAATTAAACAGTTTCGAAGTAATTAATTTTAACTGTCAATGTAGGTTGCTATTTCTAAAATCGGTCATCGATTTTATACAATGCCTAAACTACTAATAATCTGACGACATATTAGCACACAATAATCCCACAAATTCTAATCTATGCTCTTCATTACCACAAAAGGAAGTGATCAGTGTCAAAATGGTACCAAGTTCCAACTAAATAGCCTCCCAAATATGTCCCTAAATAACAGACCATACAACATTGTGGCAAAATCTAAACAGGTTGCCAAAAGCCAAATAAGTAACCAAATATTACACTAATATAATCTCCATCATGCAAATCCAAACACAAAGGACCAAAAACATCAAGCACAAAGTACTAAGAACCCACAATCTGACCCTTTTCATAACAATTAACAAAATAATCATTACAAGCTCTTCAATGAACTACTACTACAAAAGGAAAGGGTGAAAAttggaagaaaaagaaaggagcaAAATGGAGGAGGCAGACCTGCTACATTGCTGGCAAAATCTTTGCTCAAGACCAGCAACAATGACATTAGCTGCCTTAGAGTGCATACCACAAACCTTATGCCTTGAATAGTAAGCTTTTGCATCAGTCAGATCCACTTTACACCCTTCTACTTGACATCTTGGAGGCTGACCACCTTGCACCACTCCACCCCTGGCCTTCTTACCCGACCCGGATGAGCTTGAAGACCCGATACCTGACTTGAGTGGAGTCCCCATGGTCGTACCACCACCGGTGCCAGCAGCTGATGTATCCTCAAAATAGATTTTTTGACCAAATTTCAAGCCGTTGAGTGACTCAGTGGAGGAGTTGGAGGAAGAACCACCTGAGTCTGTCAAAGAGCCCGAACCCATTTCCATGAGCTCTGCCTGCCTACAGCCCGTTCATGGggtcttttttctttatttttcgtGGGTCATGAATAATAATGATAAACAAAAACTCTTTTTTCTTATCTCAATATACAACACCCaaacaaaataaaccaaaatgttaGTAAATGGATTTAATTTTCAATAATCTGAATAGAACTTGAAGCTAAAAGTTAGGCACCTGACACTGAAACTGACCCCATGCCAGCAAGGAGAGTCTACTCTATTCTCAGTCTCTCTGTCACTTAAAaaagtgaaataaaataataatttaaaaagaaaatggaatttgaCAGTGGCCTTTACTCTTTTCGAAAGAAAGGCATTATTTTGTAGAAATGActgtatatatatttgaataaatTAGCAATAAATTCTATAATTACTACGTTATCATTTGTAGCCCTCCCAAATCTTTTACTTATATAGTAAAGAtaatgaaaaacaaaaaaatatccaTTAACCTTTTACTTAAAAGTATGTTTTAAAATACTTTAATAATGGGATATTATAGGAGTATTATATGAGAGAATGATGTGACGGTCAAAAATTGACACTTAATTGTATTAGTTTAGTACAATCAAAAGATGTGAAGAGACACTGTTTAAAAAATCCTGCAACAGATTTTGTGCAGTGAAGCACTGACAATGGCAAACTGTAATTTCCAATGTCTCTCcctaaatttgtttttattttattttcatccttTCCAGATTTGGGAGAGGTGAAGCTTCACTGTTTACTTATTGCTTGATGAAATTTGGGGAAGCTGAATAAAAAagttgtaatttttttctggaatTTAATTTCTTGTTTATAATTTTTTCCTGGAATTTAATTTCTTGTTtcctttaaatatatatatacttaataaaaaataaatttataatttacttAGAacatttgatattattttggaaAGTGAATTCGATAAAAATACGTGCTGTTTTGGTTAAGTAATGATTTTTTATTgcgttttataaatttattaaaaaataaatattaatcaagaattttaaaattattttatatgagTGAAAATCGAATTCACAACTGTAGGAGAgaaatttttactatttcttaaCCCTAAAATTTCGATGTCCAGAAAAGTACAACAAAGCTTGAAGGGACAGAAAGACAACTAGtaattaaactatttttttttaatgtCTTATCGTTGATAgtgactttttttattttaattgttaaagAGAATTTCTATTTAGGGTCTAAAGGCAAAAGACATGGTAATTGTAAGTATTGGATCTAAACGTTTAATCATTTTTCTATTGTAAAATCTTTAGAATATATGAAAGGGAAGTAAAAGAATGGTTCCTATTTTTTattgcttatttattttgatggaccCATTATTTGTTGGAGGTAAGAATTTCAAATTTAattgaataatataaaaaagaaaaacaaaaggtagAATAAGGATCCAAAGATGAAAGAAAATCTTTTTCCAATTTTATAATTGGTATaattctttttctcttttctgtCAAATCATGGGTCAATCCTTAAATTCAAAACCTATGGGTAATACCGACACTCACAATCAGTACGGACCGATGGTGAATGGTAGCGATGgttttttacttaaataatataaaaaatttattaaattgatatGTTGTTAAAATtaagtatcaaattaaatatttaaatgagTGTAGAGTGGTACATAGGTTGTACATCCTCATTTTGAcactaaataattaaaaaatattattttagtagTGGTCAGATAGGTGGCACTGGTTATGTCTATTTGATAGGTGACACACTCAGTATATTTTCTCCTACTTCTTCATTCAACTCGTAtcagtttaaaaaataaattagtaGAACAAGAgaggagaaagaagaaaaaaagaaaaggtattttttattgttattttcaaatataatagattatgataagaaaaaattattttattagtattatatagtttgtttagtattatttttatgttttgttttaaagttattttgtttaTTGTGATTTGTTAGTAAGTTTTGTGTTTAGATTATTGAAAATGTTGTgatgtaaaatttttaata from Gossypium arboreum isolate Shixiya-1 chromosome 1, ASM2569848v2, whole genome shotgun sequence harbors:
- the LOC108480862 gene encoding squamosa promoter-binding-like protein 9 isoform X2 produces the protein MEMGSGSLTDSGGSSSNSSTESLNGLKFGQKIYFEDTSAAGTGGGTTMGTPLKSGIGSSSSSGSGKKARGGVVQGGQPPRCQVEGCKVDLTDAKAYYSRHKVCGMHSKAANVIVAGLEQRFCQQCSRKRSCRRRLAGHNERRRKPPPGSLLSSRYIRLSSSIIESSRGGSFIMDFTAYPRLSRRDVWLTSRSSEHVPGNQYTGTGWLLPHPCQNNSENPPPNLYRQELPGGTGVPSGRIPPGECFTGVVDSNCALSLLSNQPRGSRNQGLTLGLNDMINSELCSMSQPAMPHGAVTNPYSNASWGFKGNHSCSRSQDMLPQIPEPINSQLTGGLQLSHQSRGQYMEHEPSNADDTSMQHIHQSF
- the LOC108480862 gene encoding squamosa promoter-binding-like protein 9 isoform X1, with protein sequence MEMGSGSLTDSGGSSSNSSTESLNGLKFGQKIYFEDTSAAGTGGGTTMGTPLKSGIGSSSSSGSGKKARGGVVQGGQPPRCQVEGCKVDLTDAKAYYSRHKVCGMHSKAANVIVAGLEQRFCQQCSRFHQLPEFDQRKRSCRRRLAGHNERRRKPPPGSLLSSRYIRLSSSIIESSRGGSFIMDFTAYPRLSRRDVWLTSRSSEHVPGNQYTGTGWLLPHPCQNNSENPPPNLYRQELPGGTGVPSGRIPPGECFTGVVDSNCALSLLSNQPRGSRNQGLTLGLNDMINSELCSMSQPAMPHGAVTNPYSNASWGFKGNHSCSRSQDMLPQIPEPINSQLTGGLQLSHQSRGQYMEHEPSNADDTSMQHIHQSF